The following proteins are co-located in the Noviherbaspirillum sp. UKPF54 genome:
- a CDS encoding Crp/Fnr family transcriptional regulator, with product MHNHIADFSSVSVNPALLADTGLQRTSRLWSTLKEVCSLLRIPDDAAYGQHDTLFQHVQFKAGQRIHTIGQPFDMLYIVNSGFLKTVAIDVFGNEQVLSFPMKGDLFGVDGIHGKRYESEAVALSNCDIILVPFKKFTSIGKLHPELETAIYSVMSRELIREQAMVSMLGSLSAEARVARFLVSLSERFTEMGYSGRQFNLRMTRHEIGSYLGLTLETVSRTLSAFNEMGLITVDQRAIEIKDCAALRTLRRLPPSRGRTKQAAALATQGPDQLAAI from the coding sequence TTGCACAATCACATCGCCGATTTTTCCTCCGTATCGGTCAATCCGGCGCTTCTTGCCGACACCGGATTACAGCGTACCTCCCGGCTGTGGTCGACGCTCAAGGAAGTGTGCAGCCTGCTGCGCATTCCCGACGACGCCGCCTACGGGCAGCACGACACGCTCTTCCAGCATGTGCAGTTCAAGGCCGGCCAGCGCATCCATACCATCGGGCAGCCGTTCGACATGCTGTACATCGTCAATTCCGGTTTCCTCAAGACGGTGGCCATCGATGTGTTCGGCAACGAGCAGGTATTGAGCTTCCCGATGAAAGGCGACCTGTTCGGCGTGGACGGCATCCACGGCAAGCGCTACGAATCGGAAGCGGTCGCGCTCTCCAACTGCGACATCATCCTAGTGCCGTTCAAGAAATTCACGTCGATCGGCAAGCTCCACCCGGAACTGGAAACGGCGATCTATTCCGTCATGAGTCGCGAACTGATCCGTGAACAGGCCATGGTGAGCATGCTCGGCTCGCTGTCGGCCGAGGCGCGCGTGGCCCGCTTCCTGGTGAGTCTGTCGGAGCGGTTTACCGAGATGGGCTATTCGGGGCGGCAGTTCAACCTGCGCATGACGCGCCACGAAATCGGCAGCTATCTCGGCCTGACGCTGGAGACGGTCAGCCGCACGCTGTCGGCCTTCAATGAAATGGGCCTGATCACGGTCGACCAGCGGGCCATCGAAATCAAGGATTGTGCGGCATTGCGCACGCTGCGCCGCCTGCCGCCATCGCGCGGACGCACCAAGCAGGCCGCTGCGCTCGCCACCCAGGGGCCGGACCAGCTCGCCGCCATCTAA
- a CDS encoding EAL domain-containing protein encodes MAAAEIGIGRRSKLKSNFGDWPFLRKKLGLLLLWPLKSVVLCLIGWHLLLGQLEQEKLATERAALREAETLSRAYAQHLYRALEAVDQITLYVKNGYELTEGNFPLESMGGSGLFTAQAGFYVSIIDAAGNLRTSTIPSASRVNIAQEPYFRAQLDAHDLFYIGTARLGNFSKTPVVPFTRRLEDKNGNFRGIVLVSVAPEYFISGYDKVVLKDTGFIGILSADKVMRLARIGDEVFLPHSDKAAVLHSLPFSASAGSTVLNGKEWFADQRTRFVGWHATSGYKMITVAGIDEETALAPYWADRKESLRQGWWATALLALVTLIAMLVTLHIMWRRHELLVMQSTYRIATEVGNDGFLIAHPVYGTNERIDDFEIIDCNERGANLLRYRREELIGQKISLMYQGVAAERAMRMLCRAMKTRFYEGESEMAALGVENGPKWLHIRISRPNDDLAITLRDISQLKTHVAELERRGNEDALTGLPNRHWLNSYLPRAVDQAAIARRMIALLFIDLDGFKAVNDTMGHSAGDDILRNAAQRLRDATRPHDHVVRIGGDEFLVILERIGHALDAAHVADRILDAFRTEFRITQGTRSIGASIGISLYPINGTDANTLLNNADIAMYSVKTTGKGTYRFFDQQYSEAILQRHRNEAELRHALEYDQFVMYFQPRVDVSTGITSSMEALVRWAHPTRGIVGPNEFIPLAEETGLIISLGEQVIEKVFAQVASWAKQGQELVPVSINVSAKQFRESNVVKTLSACLSRYRIDPALIEIELTESSMIEEGQNVVETLKAIQQMGMKLLVDDFGTGYSSLSQLQRLDFDVIKVDRAFTKDMANSTGGTALITAIITMAHALGMRVVAEGVESIEQIIALKRLRCDEVQGFFISHPLPPSDTQPILPRWFFPSTA; translated from the coding sequence ATGGCGGCAGCGGAAATCGGCATCGGCAGGCGCTCCAAGCTGAAATCTAATTTCGGCGACTGGCCCTTCCTCAGAAAAAAGCTTGGCCTGCTGCTGCTCTGGCCACTCAAGTCCGTCGTCCTGTGCCTGATCGGCTGGCACCTGCTGTTGGGACAACTGGAGCAGGAAAAATTGGCGACAGAACGCGCCGCGTTGCGCGAGGCCGAAACCTTGAGCCGCGCCTATGCGCAGCACTTGTACCGCGCACTGGAAGCGGTCGATCAGATCACCTTGTACGTGAAGAATGGCTATGAGCTCACGGAGGGCAACTTTCCGCTGGAATCGATGGGCGGTAGCGGGCTGTTCACGGCGCAGGCGGGCTTTTACGTAAGCATCATCGATGCCGCCGGCAACCTGCGTACCAGTACGATTCCGTCCGCCAGCCGCGTCAATATTGCGCAGGAACCCTATTTCAGGGCCCAACTCGACGCGCATGACTTGTTCTACATTGGCACCGCGCGCCTCGGCAATTTTTCGAAAACCCCGGTGGTTCCCTTTACCCGCCGCCTCGAAGATAAAAACGGCAATTTCCGTGGCATTGTCCTGGTGTCGGTGGCGCCTGAGTATTTTATTTCCGGGTACGACAAAGTGGTGCTGAAGGATACCGGCTTCATCGGCATCCTCAGCGCCGACAAGGTGATGCGCCTGGCCCGGATCGGCGACGAGGTGTTTCTTCCCCATAGCGACAAGGCCGCCGTGCTGCATTCACTGCCATTCTCCGCCTCTGCCGGCAGCACAGTTCTGAACGGAAAAGAGTGGTTTGCCGACCAACGCACGCGTTTTGTTGGCTGGCACGCTACTTCCGGTTACAAAATGATCACCGTCGCAGGTATCGATGAGGAAACCGCCCTTGCGCCATATTGGGCGGACCGGAAAGAGTCGCTCAGGCAAGGCTGGTGGGCAACGGCCTTGCTAGCGCTGGTGACGTTGATTGCAATGCTCGTGACGCTGCACATTATGTGGCGGCGGCATGAGTTGCTGGTGATGCAATCCACTTACCGAATAGCAACGGAAGTCGGCAACGACGGTTTCCTCATTGCGCATCCGGTCTATGGCACCAACGAGAGAATCGACGACTTTGAAATCATCGACTGCAACGAACGCGGCGCGAACCTCTTGCGTTATCGCCGGGAAGAACTTATCGGCCAAAAGATTTCCCTGATGTACCAAGGCGTGGCTGCCGAGCGCGCCATGCGCATGCTGTGCCGGGCGATGAAAACACGCTTCTACGAGGGCGAATCCGAAATGGCTGCCCTCGGGGTGGAGAACGGTCCCAAATGGCTGCATATCCGCATCTCCCGCCCGAACGACGATCTGGCAATCACCCTGCGCGACATTAGTCAGTTAAAAACCCATGTGGCCGAGCTGGAACGCCGCGGCAATGAGGATGCGCTGACCGGGCTGCCCAACCGGCACTGGCTCAATTCCTACCTGCCGCGTGCTGTCGACCAGGCCGCCATCGCACGCCGCATGATCGCGCTGCTGTTCATTGACCTCGACGGATTCAAGGCGGTCAACGACACGATGGGGCACAGCGCCGGCGACGACATCCTGCGCAACGCGGCGCAGCGGCTGCGCGACGCGACCCGGCCGCACGACCACGTGGTGCGCATCGGCGGCGACGAGTTTCTCGTCATTCTCGAACGCATCGGTCACGCATTGGATGCCGCACACGTAGCCGACCGCATCTTGGACGCCTTCCGCACCGAGTTTCGCATCACCCAGGGCACGCGCTCGATCGGCGCGTCAATCGGGATCAGCCTGTATCCGATCAACGGCACGGACGCCAACACGCTGCTCAACAATGCCGACATCGCGATGTATTCAGTCAAGACCACTGGCAAAGGCACCTACCGCTTCTTCGACCAGCAATACTCGGAAGCCATCCTCCAGCGCCATCGCAACGAGGCGGAACTCCGCCATGCGCTGGAATACGACCAGTTCGTGATGTACTTCCAGCCGCGCGTGGACGTTTCCACCGGCATCACGTCCAGCATGGAAGCGCTGGTGCGCTGGGCGCATCCGACGCGCGGCATCGTCGGCCCGAACGAATTCATTCCGCTGGCGGAAGAAACCGGACTCATCATATCGCTTGGCGAACAGGTGATCGAAAAAGTCTTTGCCCAGGTCGCCAGCTGGGCAAAGCAAGGCCAGGAATTGGTGCCGGTGTCGATTAATGTCTCTGCCAAGCAATTCCGCGAATCGAACGTCGTGAAGACCCTTTCCGCCTGCCTGTCCCGCTATCGCATCGATCCTGCGCTAATCGAAATCGAACTGACCGAATCGTCAATGATCGAGGAAGGCCAGAACGTGGTGGAAACCCTGAAGGCGATCCAGCAGATGGGCATGAAGCTGCTGGTCGATGATTTCGGCACCGGTTACTCGTCGCTGTCGCAACTGCAGCGGCTCGACTTCGACGTGATCAAGGTCGACCGCGCATTCACGAAAGACATGGCAAACTCCACCGGCGGCACCGCCCTCATCACCGCCATCATCACCATGGCGCACGCACTGGGCATGCGGGTGGTGGCCGAAGGCGTCGAATCGATCGAGCAAATCATCGCGCTCAAGCGCTTGCGTTGCGACGAGGTGCAAGGCTTCTTCATCTCGCATCCGCTGCCGCCGTCCGACACGCAGCCGATCCTCCCGCGCTGGTTCTTCCCGTCGACGGCATGA
- a CDS encoding 6-phosphofructokinase, with product MPSGKILVAQGGGPTAVINQSLVGVALEARRFRGVERVYGARHGVRGIINEDFDDLTQETSHNLELVANTPSSALGSTRDKPDAKYCHEIFEVLRAHEIEHFFYIGGNDSADTTRIVSLEAQKAGYPLRCIHIPKTIDNDLVGNDHTPGFPSAARFVAQAFAGANLDNASLPGVYVGVVMGRHAGFLTAASALGKKFPDDGPHLIYVPERTFAIEQFLHDVKQTYQRFGRCVIAVSEGIHDASGAPMASLLAKDIERDEHGNVQLSGSGALADLLCEEIKSKLGIKRVRGDTFGYLQRSFIGCVSDVDQREAREVGEKAVQFAMWGKRDGSVAIKRTGFYSVDYELLALDDVAGKTRVMEDEFIAPGGTDITDAFRLYLRPLLGSGMPDAFRLRPNPVPKVRNAAR from the coding sequence ATGCCTTCCGGAAAAATCCTGGTCGCCCAAGGCGGCGGCCCCACGGCAGTGATCAACCAGTCGCTGGTCGGCGTGGCGCTGGAGGCGCGGCGCTTTCGCGGCGTCGAACGGGTCTACGGCGCACGCCATGGCGTGCGCGGCATCATCAACGAAGATTTCGACGACCTGACCCAGGAAACCAGCCACAACCTGGAGCTGGTGGCCAACACGCCGTCGTCGGCGCTCGGTTCCACCCGCGACAAGCCGGACGCGAAGTATTGCCACGAAATTTTCGAAGTGCTCCGCGCGCACGAGATCGAGCATTTTTTCTACATTGGCGGCAACGACTCGGCCGACACCACGCGCATCGTCAGCCTGGAAGCGCAAAAGGCCGGCTATCCGCTGCGCTGCATCCACATTCCGAAGACGATCGACAACGACCTGGTCGGCAACGACCACACGCCCGGCTTTCCGTCGGCCGCACGCTTCGTGGCGCAGGCGTTTGCCGGCGCCAATCTCGACAATGCGTCGCTGCCCGGCGTCTATGTCGGCGTGGTGATGGGGCGCCATGCCGGCTTTTTGACGGCCGCCTCCGCGCTGGGCAAGAAATTCCCCGACGATGGGCCGCACCTGATCTACGTGCCGGAGCGCACCTTCGCGATCGAGCAGTTCCTGCACGACGTCAAACAGACCTACCAGCGCTTCGGGCGCTGCGTGATCGCCGTTTCCGAAGGCATCCACGATGCCTCGGGCGCGCCGATGGCCAGCCTGCTGGCCAAGGACATCGAGCGCGACGAGCACGGCAACGTGCAGCTCTCCGGCAGCGGCGCGCTGGCCGACCTGCTGTGCGAAGAAATCAAGTCCAAGCTCGGCATCAAGCGCGTGCGCGGCGACACCTTCGGCTACCTGCAGCGCTCCTTCATCGGCTGCGTGTCCGACGTCGACCAGCGCGAGGCGCGCGAGGTCGGCGAAAAGGCGGTGCAGTTCGCGATGTGGGGCAAGCGCGACGGCTCGGTCGCGATTAAGCGCACCGGCTTTTATTCGGTCGACTACGAGTTGCTGGCGCTCGACGACGTGGCCGGCAAGACGCGCGTGATGGAGGATGAATTCATCGCGCCGGGCGGCACCGACATCACCGACGCCTTCCGTCTGTACCTGCGCCCGCTCCTGGGTTCGGGCATGCCGGACGCGTTCCGCCTGCGGCCCAATCCGGTGCCCAAGGTGAGGAATGCGGCGCGCTGA